In Myripristis murdjan chromosome 2, fMyrMur1.1, whole genome shotgun sequence, a genomic segment contains:
- the LOC115371184 gene encoding gamma-crystallin M2-like isoform X1 — MTPRSLVYRIIFYEDRNFQGRHHECIGDCADLHPYFNRCNSIRVESGCFMVYERPNYLGHQYFLRRGEYSDSQRMIGISDCIRSCRMIPVHRGSFKLRLYERPDMSGQMQEVSDDCSNLQDRLHMSDINSCYVVDGHWLFYDQPNYRGRTYYLRPGEYRRYSDWGALSPRIGSFRRIIDFS; from the exons ATGACCCCTCGGTCGCTAGTGTACCGT ATCATCTTCTACGAGGACAGAAATTTCCAGGGTCGGCACCATGAGTGCATTGGCGACTGTGCCGACCTGCACCCCTACTTCAACCGCTGCAACTCCATCCGGGTGGAGAGCGGCTGCTTCATGGTGTATGAGAGACCCAACTACCTGGGCCACCAGTACTTCCTCCGGAGGGGGGAGTACTCAGACAGCCAGCGCATGATTGGTATCAGCGACTGCATCCGATCCTGCCGCATGATCCCAGTG CACCGTGGTTCCTTCAAGTTGAGACTGTATGAGCGTCCAGACATGAGCGGCCAAATGCAGGAAGTCAGCGACGATTGCTCTAATCTCCAGGACCGCTTGCACATGTCTGACATTAACTCATGCTATGTGGTCGATGGCCATTGGCTGTTTTATGACCAACCAAACTACCGGGGAAGAACCTACTACCTGAGACCTGGAGAGTACCGTAGATACAGTGACTGGGGAGCTCTAAGTCCAAGGATTGGCTCATTTAGGCGAATCATTGACTTCAGCTAG
- the LOC115371184 gene encoding gamma-crystallin M2-like isoform X2, translated as MGKIIFYEDRNFQGRHHECIGDCADLHPYFNRCNSIRVESGCFMVYERPNYLGHQYFLRRGEYSDSQRMIGISDCIRSCRMIPHRGSFKLRLYERPDMSGQMQEVSDDCSNLQDRLHMSDINSCYVVDGHWLFYDQPNYRGRTYYLRPGEYRRYSDWGALSPRIGSFRRIIDFS; from the exons ATGGGAAAG ATCATCTTCTACGAGGACAGAAATTTCCAGGGTCGGCACCATGAGTGCATTGGCGACTGTGCCGACCTGCACCCCTACTTCAACCGCTGCAACTCCATCCGGGTGGAGAGCGGCTGCTTCATGGTGTATGAGAGACCCAACTACCTGGGCCACCAGTACTTCCTCCGGAGGGGGGAGTACTCAGACAGCCAGCGCATGATTGGTATCAGCGACTGCATCCGATCCTGCCGCATGATCCCA CACCGTGGTTCCTTCAAGTTGAGACTGTATGAGCGTCCAGACATGAGCGGCCAAATGCAGGAAGTCAGCGACGATTGCTCTAATCTCCAGGACCGCTTGCACATGTCTGACATTAACTCATGCTATGTGGTCGATGGCCATTGGCTGTTTTATGACCAACCAAACTACCGGGGAAGAACCTACTACCTGAGACCTGGAGAGTACCGTAGATACAGTGACTGGGGAGCTCTAAGTCCAAGGATTGGCTCATTTAGGCGAATCATTGACTTCAGCTAG
- the LOC115371184 gene encoding gamma-crystallin M2-like isoform X3, which produces MGKIIFYEDRNFQGRHHECIGDCADLHPYFNRCNSIRVESGCFMVYERPNYLGHQYFLRRGEYSDSQRMIGISDCIRSCRMIPVHRGSFKLRLYERPDMSGQMQEVSDDCSNLQDRLHMSDINSCYVVDGHWLFYDQPNYRGRTYYLRPGEYRRYSDWGALSPRIGSFRRIIDFS; this is translated from the exons ATGGGAAAG ATCATCTTCTACGAGGACAGAAATTTCCAGGGTCGGCACCATGAGTGCATTGGCGACTGTGCCGACCTGCACCCCTACTTCAACCGCTGCAACTCCATCCGGGTGGAGAGCGGCTGCTTCATGGTGTATGAGAGACCCAACTACCTGGGCCACCAGTACTTCCTCCGGAGGGGGGAGTACTCAGACAGCCAGCGCATGATTGGTATCAGCGACTGCATCCGATCCTGCCGCATGATCCCAGTG CACCGTGGTTCCTTCAAGTTGAGACTGTATGAGCGTCCAGACATGAGCGGCCAAATGCAGGAAGTCAGCGACGATTGCTCTAATCTCCAGGACCGCTTGCACATGTCTGACATTAACTCATGCTATGTGGTCGATGGCCATTGGCTGTTTTATGACCAACCAAACTACCGGGGAAGAACCTACTACCTGAGACCTGGAGAGTACCGTAGATACAGTGACTGGGGAGCTCTAAGTCCAAGGATTGGCTCATTTAGGCGAATCATTGACTTCAGCTAG
- the LOC115371169 gene encoding gamma-crystallin S-1-like isoform X1, translated as MQTVFEKIIFYEDRNFQGRSYECSGECADLHSHFSRCNSIRVDSGGWMVYERPNYMGYQYFLRKGDYPDYQRWMGFNDCVRSCRMIPMQQGSHRMMIYERAEFGGQMMELTDDCPFVFERFHFNDIYSCNVMEGYWIFYEHHHYRGRQYLMRPGEYRRFTEWGSMSATVGSIRRITM; from the exons ATGCAAACTGTATTTGAAAAA ATCATCTTCTACGAGGACAGGAACTTCCAGGGTCGCTCGTATGAGTGCAGTGGCGAATGCGCTGACCTGCACTCCCACTTCAGTCGCTGTAACTCCATCAGGGTGGACAGTGGCGGCTGGATGGTCTATGAGAGACCCAACTACATGGGTTACCAGTACTTCCTGAGGAAGGGTGACTATCCAGACTACCAGCGCTGGATGGGATTCAATGATTGCGTGCGATCTTGCCGCATGATCCCGATG CAACAAGGCTCTCACAGAATGATGATCTATGAGCGTGCTGAATTCGGAGGTCAGATGATGGAGCTGACCGACGACTGCCCTTTCGTGTTTGAACGCTTTCATTTCAAtgacatctactcctgcaatgTGATGGAGGGCTACTGGATCTTCTATGAACATCACCATTACAGGGGACGCCAGTACCTGATGCGCCCTGGTGAATATAGAAGATTTACTGAGTGGGGAAGCATGAGTGCTACAGTGGGCTCCATCAGACGTATCACTATGTGA
- the LOC115371169 gene encoding gamma-crystallin S-1-like isoform X2 codes for MTMPQIIFYEDRNFQGRSYECSGECADLHSHFSRCNSIRVDSGGWMVYERPNYMGYQYFLRKGDYPDYQRWMGFNDCVRSCRMIPMQQGSHRMMIYERAEFGGQMMELTDDCPFVFERFHFNDIYSCNVMEGYWIFYEHHHYRGRQYLMRPGEYRRFTEWGSMSATVGSIRRITM; via the exons ATGACAATGCCACAG ATCATCTTCTACGAGGACAGGAACTTCCAGGGTCGCTCGTATGAGTGCAGTGGCGAATGCGCTGACCTGCACTCCCACTTCAGTCGCTGTAACTCCATCAGGGTGGACAGTGGCGGCTGGATGGTCTATGAGAGACCCAACTACATGGGTTACCAGTACTTCCTGAGGAAGGGTGACTATCCAGACTACCAGCGCTGGATGGGATTCAATGATTGCGTGCGATCTTGCCGCATGATCCCGATG CAACAAGGCTCTCACAGAATGATGATCTATGAGCGTGCTGAATTCGGAGGTCAGATGATGGAGCTGACCGACGACTGCCCTTTCGTGTTTGAACGCTTTCATTTCAAtgacatctactcctgcaatgTGATGGAGGGCTACTGGATCTTCTATGAACATCACCATTACAGGGGACGCCAGTACCTGATGCGCCCTGGTGAATATAGAAGATTTACTGAGTGGGGAAGCATGAGTGCTACAGTGGGCTCCATCAGACGTATCACTATGTGA
- the LOC115371169 gene encoding gamma-crystallin S-1-like isoform X3 produces the protein MAKIIFYEDRNFQGRSYECSGECADLHSHFSRCNSIRVDSGGWMVYERPNYMGYQYFLRKGDYPDYQRWMGFNDCVRSCRMIPMQQGSHRMMIYERAEFGGQMMELTDDCPFVFERFHFNDIYSCNVMEGYWIFYEHHHYRGRQYLMRPGEYRRFTEWGSMSATVGSIRRITM, from the exons ATGGCAAAG ATCATCTTCTACGAGGACAGGAACTTCCAGGGTCGCTCGTATGAGTGCAGTGGCGAATGCGCTGACCTGCACTCCCACTTCAGTCGCTGTAACTCCATCAGGGTGGACAGTGGCGGCTGGATGGTCTATGAGAGACCCAACTACATGGGTTACCAGTACTTCCTGAGGAAGGGTGACTATCCAGACTACCAGCGCTGGATGGGATTCAATGATTGCGTGCGATCTTGCCGCATGATCCCGATG CAACAAGGCTCTCACAGAATGATGATCTATGAGCGTGCTGAATTCGGAGGTCAGATGATGGAGCTGACCGACGACTGCCCTTTCGTGTTTGAACGCTTTCATTTCAAtgacatctactcctgcaatgTGATGGAGGGCTACTGGATCTTCTATGAACATCACCATTACAGGGGACGCCAGTACCTGATGCGCCCTGGTGAATATAGAAGATTTACTGAGTGGGGAAGCATGAGTGCTACAGTGGGCTCCATCAGACGTATCACTATGTGA